One stretch of Cellulomonas wangsupingiae DNA includes these proteins:
- the cydB gene encoding cytochrome d ubiquinol oxidase subunit II, protein MDLATFWFLLIAVLWTGYLVLEGFDFGVGMLLSILPRGDKARREKERRLLINTVGPVWDGNEVWLLTAGGATFAAFPEWYATLFSGFYIPLFLILIALIVRVVAFEWRGKINTPVWRAWADRALIFGSFVPALLWGVAFANLVRGVELDADHQYVGGFLALLSPFALLGGVMTLCVFLTHGAVFLAMKTDGEMRERAGAFAARSSVVTLLVAGVWAVWAQLAYSGKGWTWAAVLVAAAALVLVVAATRKRREGIAFTASAVAIVAAVVLIFGSMFPDVMPAFDPANSLTIENASSTDYTLTVMTWVAAILTPVVLLYQGWTYWVFRKRLTVEHLPEATGLTFSRVISRP, encoded by the coding sequence ATGGATCTCGCGACCTTCTGGTTCCTGCTCATCGCCGTCCTGTGGACCGGCTACCTCGTGCTCGAGGGCTTCGACTTCGGTGTCGGCATGCTGCTGTCGATCCTGCCCCGCGGCGACAAGGCCCGCCGCGAGAAGGAGCGGCGCCTGCTCATCAACACGGTCGGGCCGGTGTGGGACGGCAACGAGGTGTGGCTGCTGACCGCGGGCGGCGCGACGTTCGCCGCGTTCCCCGAGTGGTACGCGACGCTGTTCTCCGGCTTCTACATCCCGCTGTTCCTCATCCTGATCGCGCTCATCGTGCGTGTCGTGGCGTTCGAGTGGCGCGGCAAGATCAACACCCCGGTGTGGCGGGCGTGGGCCGACCGCGCACTGATCTTCGGCTCGTTCGTGCCCGCGCTGCTGTGGGGCGTCGCGTTCGCGAACCTCGTGCGGGGCGTCGAGCTCGACGCCGACCACCAGTACGTCGGCGGGTTCCTCGCGCTGCTGTCCCCGTTCGCGCTGCTCGGCGGCGTCATGACGCTCTGCGTCTTCCTCACCCATGGCGCCGTGTTCCTCGCGATGAAGACCGACGGCGAGATGCGCGAGCGCGCCGGTGCCTTCGCGGCCCGCAGCTCCGTCGTCACCCTGCTGGTCGCCGGCGTCTGGGCCGTGTGGGCCCAGCTCGCGTACAGCGGCAAGGGGTGGACGTGGGCGGCCGTCCTGGTCGCCGCCGCCGCGCTGGTCCTCGTCGTCGCGGCGACCCGCAAGCGGCGCGAGGGCATCGCGTTCACGGCCTCCGCGGTCGCCATCGTCGCCGCCGTCGTGCTGATCTTCGGCTCGATGTTCCCCGACGTCATGCCGGCGTTCGACCCCGCGAACTCCCTGACGATCGAGAACGCGTCGTCGACCGACTACACGCTGACGGTCATGACGTGGGTCGCCGCGATCCTCACGCCCGTCGTCCTGCTCTACCAGGGCTGGACGTACTGGGTGTTCCGCAAGCGCCTGACGGTCGAGCACCTGCCCGAGGCGACGGGACTCACGTTCAGCCGCGTGATCTCGCGGCCCTGA
- the cydC gene encoding thiol reductant ABC exporter subunit CydC codes for MSVRQADPVTSGRAARGTLRRAVRLLDVDPRRFALAVVLGTLALGCAVALAAVSAWLIARASQMPPVLQLSVATVAVRAFGIGRGLLRYLERLVSHDVALRGMATLRTTLYARLAAGSPQALLAVRRGDLLARVGTDVDAVGDVVVRGLLPAAVAATLGVGTSVAMALFWPPAGAALAACLLAAGVLAPWLAARGARTAEARGAAARGRMSATSLGVLDDAGPLAVSGRLPGELDALRAADADLARATDAGAGPAALATLIGQLAVGVAVLAALVTGVPAVGAGLLAPVELAVVVLTPLAAFEATALLPAAAVQVQRSRAAAARVLALLDAAAEPGVGDAAGPGRTAAARQTPATAAGTVGSPALVADGLVCGWPGRPPAVRGVDLVLAPGTRLAVAGPSGEGKTTLLLTLAGLLPPVAGSLTLDGTPLTALPRDEVVRDVVVTGEDAHVFGTTVLENLRVARGDVTPDEAADALRRAGLGPWLAGLPDGLETLVGSDARTVSGGERRRLLLARALLADAPLLLVDEPAEHLDAATADAVLDELWHAPATRGGTARGVVVVSHRLAPLAAADEVLWLAGGQVAARGTHARLAAHVPGYREAVRAEMRETS; via the coding sequence GTGAGCGTCCGGCAGGCCGACCCCGTGACGAGCGGCCGAGCGGCGCGGGGCACGCTGCGGCGCGCCGTGCGCCTCCTGGACGTCGACCCCCGGCGCTTCGCGCTGGCCGTCGTCCTCGGCACGCTGGCGCTGGGCTGCGCGGTCGCGCTCGCCGCGGTGTCGGCCTGGCTCATCGCCCGGGCGTCGCAGATGCCGCCGGTGCTCCAGCTGTCCGTCGCGACCGTCGCGGTCCGGGCGTTCGGCATCGGACGCGGGCTGCTGCGCTACCTGGAGCGCCTGGTGTCCCACGACGTGGCGCTGCGCGGCATGGCCACGCTCCGCACGACCCTGTACGCCCGGCTGGCCGCCGGGAGCCCGCAGGCCCTGCTCGCCGTGCGGCGCGGTGACCTCCTCGCGCGCGTCGGGACCGACGTCGACGCGGTCGGGGACGTCGTCGTCCGGGGCCTGCTGCCCGCCGCGGTCGCCGCCACGCTCGGCGTGGGCACGAGCGTCGCGATGGCGCTGTTCTGGCCGCCGGCCGGCGCGGCGCTCGCCGCGTGCCTGCTGGCCGCCGGCGTCCTCGCCCCCTGGCTGGCGGCGCGCGGCGCCCGCACCGCCGAGGCACGCGGTGCGGCCGCGCGGGGCCGGATGAGCGCGACGTCCCTGGGCGTGCTCGACGACGCCGGACCGCTGGCGGTGTCCGGGCGCCTGCCCGGTGAGCTCGACGCGCTGCGCGCCGCGGACGCCGACCTCGCCCGGGCGACCGACGCCGGTGCCGGCCCTGCGGCGCTCGCCACCCTCATCGGGCAGCTCGCCGTCGGGGTCGCCGTCCTCGCGGCGCTCGTCACCGGGGTGCCCGCCGTCGGCGCCGGTCTCCTGGCCCCCGTCGAGCTCGCGGTGGTGGTCCTCACGCCCCTGGCGGCGTTCGAGGCCACCGCGCTGCTGCCCGCGGCCGCGGTGCAGGTGCAGCGGTCACGGGCCGCCGCCGCCCGCGTCCTCGCCCTCCTCGACGCGGCCGCGGAGCCGGGCGTCGGCGACGCAGCCGGACCGGGACGCACGGCGGCTGCCCGGCAGACGCCGGCCACGGCGGCCGGCACCGTCGGGTCGCCCGCGCTCGTCGCCGACGGGCTCGTCTGCGGCTGGCCGGGGCGACCACCCGCCGTGCGCGGCGTCGACCTGGTCCTCGCCCCCGGCACCCGCCTCGCCGTCGCGGGGCCCAGCGGCGAGGGCAAGACGACCCTGCTGCTGACCCTCGCGGGCCTGCTGCCCCCGGTCGCGGGCTCCCTGACGCTCGACGGGACCCCGCTGACCGCCCTCCCCCGCGACGAGGTCGTGCGCGACGTCGTGGTGACCGGAGAGGACGCCCACGTCTTCGGCACGACCGTCCTGGAGAACCTGCGGGTGGCACGCGGTGACGTGACGCCCGACGAGGCGGCCGACGCCCTGCGGCGTGCCGGCCTGGGGCCGTGGCTGGCCGGGCTGCCCGACGGGCTCGAGACCCTCGTGGGGTCGGACGCCCGGACGGTGTCCGGCGGCGAGCGACGCCGCCTGCTGCTGGCGCGCGCGCTCCTCGCCGACGCGCCCCTCCTGCTGGTCGACGAGCCGGCCGAGCACCTGGACGCCGCCACGGCCGACGCCGTCCTCGACGAGCTGTGGCACGCGCCCGCCACGCGTGGCGGCACCGCCCGGGGCGTCGTCGTCGTGAGCCACCGCCTCGCCCCCCTCGCGGCGGCCGACGAGGTGCTGTGGCTCGCGGGTGGGCAGGTCGCGGCGCGCGGCACGCACGCCCGGCTGGCGGCGCACGTCCCGGGCTACCGTGAGGCCGTGCGAGCCGAGATGCGGGAGACGTCGTGA
- the cydD gene encoding thiol reductant ABC exporter subunit CydD: protein MKPLDPRLLRYARAARGYLALTVVLGVLTGALVVAQALLLAHALGSAVAQGASLAAVAPLVGWLAVVVVVRAVVAGLQERYAHRAATRAVAELRERVVAHAAAVGPRRAAPADGASLVTLATRGLDALEPYFVRYLPQLVLAATLTPATLLVVLGLDWVSAAIIAGTLPLVPVFMWLVGVMTQGRSERGLATMQRLGAQVLDLLAGLATLRAFGRERGPVARVRDLGTAHRRATMGTLRIAFLSGMVLELLTTLSVALVAVGIGLRLVYGHLDLVTGLAVLVLAPEVFNPLRQVGAQFHASTDGVAAAQRAFAVLEVPVPAPGTRPAPDLAGGAVRARGVAVRSRAGWAPAPLDLDLLPGRVVALVGPSGAGKSSAVEVLLGLLPPDAGTVSLVDADGTATPLADVDLHDYWRQVTWLPQRPLLEPGTVHEVLGSPAPADRARAAALTGLDDVVATLPDGWDTPLGGGGSGLSVGQRQRLALTRALLHPRPVVVLDEPTAHLDAAGEQVVLATLDALRASGSAVLLVAHRATLTASADVVVAVTSTADAADPVARQVTT from the coding sequence GTGAAGCCTCTCGACCCCCGCCTGCTGCGCTACGCGCGGGCCGCCCGGGGCTACCTCGCGCTCACGGTCGTGCTGGGCGTGCTCACGGGTGCGCTCGTCGTCGCCCAGGCGCTGCTGCTCGCGCACGCGCTGGGGTCGGCGGTCGCGCAGGGCGCGTCGCTCGCGGCCGTCGCGCCGCTGGTCGGCTGGCTCGCCGTGGTCGTGGTCGTGCGCGCGGTCGTCGCGGGCCTGCAGGAGCGCTACGCGCACCGTGCCGCGACCCGGGCCGTCGCGGAGCTGCGCGAGCGGGTCGTGGCGCACGCCGCCGCGGTCGGGCCGCGCCGCGCCGCGCCGGCGGACGGGGCGAGCCTCGTGACCCTCGCCACGCGCGGGCTGGACGCCCTCGAGCCGTACTTCGTGCGGTACCTGCCGCAGCTGGTCCTCGCGGCCACGCTGACGCCCGCGACGCTGCTCGTGGTCCTCGGCCTCGACTGGGTCTCGGCCGCGATCATCGCCGGCACCCTGCCCCTGGTGCCGGTGTTCATGTGGCTCGTCGGCGTCATGACGCAGGGCCGCTCCGAGCGCGGCCTCGCGACGATGCAGCGCCTCGGCGCCCAGGTGCTCGACCTGCTCGCCGGCCTGGCGACGCTGCGGGCGTTCGGCCGCGAGCGCGGACCCGTCGCGCGCGTGCGGGACCTGGGCACCGCGCACCGCCGCGCGACGATGGGCACGCTGCGCATCGCGTTCCTCTCCGGCATGGTGCTCGAGCTGCTCACCACCCTGTCGGTCGCGCTCGTCGCGGTGGGGATCGGCCTGCGGCTCGTGTACGGGCACCTCGACCTGGTGACGGGGCTCGCGGTGCTGGTCCTGGCCCCCGAGGTGTTCAACCCGCTGCGGCAGGTCGGCGCGCAGTTCCACGCGTCGACCGACGGCGTCGCGGCCGCGCAGCGCGCGTTCGCGGTGCTCGAGGTGCCCGTGCCTGCCCCCGGCACGAGGCCCGCGCCCGACCTGGCCGGCGGGGCGGTGCGCGCCCGCGGCGTGGCCGTGCGCAGCCGGGCCGGCTGGGCACCGGCGCCGCTCGACCTCGACCTCCTGCCCGGCCGGGTGGTCGCGCTCGTCGGCCCGTCGGGGGCCGGCAAGTCCTCGGCGGTCGAGGTCCTGCTCGGACTGCTCCCGCCCGACGCGGGCACCGTGTCGCTCGTCGACGCCGACGGCACCGCGACACCCCTGGCGGACGTCGACCTGCACGACTACTGGCGTCAGGTCACGTGGCTGCCGCAGCGGCCCCTGCTCGAGCCCGGCACCGTGCACGAGGTCCTGGGCTCCCCCGCCCCCGCCGACCGGGCCCGCGCCGCCGCCCTGACGGGCCTCGACGACGTGGTCGCCACGCTGCCCGACGGCTGGGACACGCCGCTCGGCGGCGGCGGGTCCGGGCTCAGCGTCGGCCAGCGGCAGCGTCTCGCGCTCACGCGTGCGCTGCTGCACCCGCGTCCCGTCGTCGTGCTCGACGAACCGACCGCCCACCTCGACGCGGCCGGTGAGCAGGTCGTCCTGGCCACGCTCGACGCGCTGCGCGCGTCCGGCAGCGCGGTGCTCCTCGTCGCGCACCGCGCGACGCTCACCGCGTCGGCGGACGTCGTCGTCGCCGTGACGTCCACCGCCGACGCCGCGGACCCGGTGGCCCGGCAGGTGACCACGTGA
- a CDS encoding cytochrome ubiquinol oxidase subunit I: MDALDLARWQFGITTVYHFIFVPLTIGLSPLVAIMQTAWVRTGNERWLRLTKFFGKLLLINFAIGVATGIVQEFQFGMNWSEYSRFVGDVFGAPLAMEALAAFFVESTFLGLWIFGWDKLPRKIHLACIWAVAIATNLSAYFILAANSWMQHPVGTTYNFETGRAEMTDILAVLTNPTLLAAFPHTIAAAFLTAGTFVAGIAAWWMVRKVRSGDTATARDVYRPAVVLGLVTMLVSGAGVALTGDWQAKLMFDQQPAKMAAAEGLCETQDGAAFSILAIGDLTNDCDGVRHLIELPGFTSFLATGDFDSRIRGVDELQGYYTDWISQWEADNGVEATFDPQDTRFYPNLAVTYWSFRLMIGWAAGSAALALAALWLLRRKGSVTDKPWFATLGVAAIPTPFLASAFGWIFTEMGRQPWVVAPNPNSSGVDGVWLLTARGVSEVVSPGMVLFSMIGFTLLYGVLAVVWFRLMKRYAVEGVADTEHDPSPDNPANAPDADGTDRPLSFAY, from the coding sequence GTGGACGCCCTCGACCTGGCACGGTGGCAGTTCGGCATCACGACCGTCTACCACTTCATCTTCGTCCCGTTGACGATCGGGCTGTCGCCCCTCGTCGCGATCATGCAGACCGCGTGGGTCCGCACCGGCAACGAGCGGTGGCTGCGCCTGACGAAGTTCTTCGGCAAGCTCCTGCTGATCAACTTCGCGATCGGTGTCGCGACCGGCATCGTCCAGGAGTTCCAGTTCGGCATGAACTGGTCGGAGTACTCGCGTTTCGTCGGCGACGTCTTCGGCGCTCCGCTCGCCATGGAGGCGCTGGCCGCGTTCTTCGTCGAGTCGACGTTCCTCGGCCTGTGGATCTTCGGCTGGGACAAGCTGCCCAGGAAGATCCACCTGGCGTGCATCTGGGCCGTCGCGATCGCGACCAACCTGTCGGCGTACTTCATCCTCGCCGCGAACTCGTGGATGCAGCACCCGGTCGGCACGACGTACAACTTCGAGACCGGCCGCGCCGAGATGACGGACATCCTCGCGGTGCTCACCAACCCGACGCTGCTGGCCGCCTTCCCGCACACCATCGCCGCCGCGTTCCTCACGGCCGGCACGTTCGTCGCGGGCATCGCCGCGTGGTGGATGGTCCGCAAGGTGCGCAGCGGCGACACCGCGACGGCGCGCGACGTCTACCGCCCGGCGGTCGTGCTCGGCCTCGTGACGATGCTGGTCTCCGGCGCCGGCGTGGCGCTGACGGGCGACTGGCAGGCCAAGCTCATGTTCGACCAGCAGCCGGCCAAGATGGCGGCCGCCGAGGGCCTGTGCGAGACGCAGGACGGTGCGGCGTTCTCGATCCTGGCGATCGGCGACCTCACCAACGACTGCGACGGCGTGCGGCACCTCATCGAGCTGCCCGGGTTCACGTCGTTCCTCGCGACCGGGGACTTCGACTCCCGCATCCGCGGCGTCGACGAGCTGCAGGGCTACTACACCGACTGGATCAGCCAGTGGGAGGCGGACAACGGCGTCGAGGCGACCTTCGACCCGCAGGACACGCGCTTCTACCCCAACCTCGCGGTCACCTACTGGTCGTTCCGCCTCATGATCGGGTGGGCCGCGGGCTCCGCCGCGCTCGCGCTGGCCGCGCTGTGGCTGCTGCGCCGCAAGGGTTCCGTGACGGACAAGCCCTGGTTCGCCACGCTCGGTGTCGCGGCGATCCCGACGCCGTTCCTCGCGTCCGCGTTCGGCTGGATCTTCACCGAGATGGGCCGCCAGCCGTGGGTCGTCGCGCCCAACCCCAACTCCTCGGGCGTCGACGGCGTGTGGCTGCTCACCGCACGCGGTGTCAGCGAGGTCGTCTCCCCCGGCATGGTGCTGTTCTCGATGATCGGCTTCACACTCCTGTACGGCGTCCTCGCGGTCGTCTGGTTCCGCCTCATGAAGCGGTACGCCGTCGAGGGCGTCGCCGACACCGAGCACGACCCGAGCCCCGACAACCCCGCCAACGCCCCCGACGCGGACGGCACCGACCGTCCCCTGTCCTTCGCGTACTAG